TTAACAACAGTGGTGACGTGATATTGGGAATGAAGCAGTAATTGCCGCAAACTGTCACAGCCTCCTGTAAATGTGGTAAAACTCAGTTATCATCCGATTTTCATAATATGCAAATGCAAGTATGTTTCGGGCATATTTTTAGATGGAGTTTTCAACCTACTCTTAGAATTCCCGTTTTCCTGTTATGCAGGTGACCAGTAACCAGTTAGACCTAAACACGGTCTGAGAAAAAGAATGCGGCTGGTCTTTCATTATCACAATATGTTAAAGCTATGCCGACATAGGAAGTGGGACTCTGGTTGCCGCTGAGCTCTGAAGTTGTCTTTTTTCTCCCGTGGCTCTGTCCTTTCTTCCAGGAGGTGTGATAGCATACATCAGCTCCTCCAGCTCGGCCTCCAGCCCGGAGTCCTGCCACAGCGACAGCTCCAACGGCAGCTACCAGtcctcctccccccctctcccagCGTCCCCGGGCCAGAGGGGTGACCTGTtggctgacagctgtgtgagcAGCGGAGTCCAGGGCCACAGCCGTCACCACTCCGCCACCAAGCCGGGCCGTTCGTCCTCCGCTGCCAAGTGTGGAATTACAAGTTAGTACAGTTCCAACAGTAAAGAGGTCACTAGTGCAGGACTGAATCAGAGCACTCGCAAACAGGAGTGCTTTTCTGATGCGCTGTAGCGTGGGGTTCGCAAGCCTCCACAATAAGGTATGTTTCGTAAGGTTCAGTGTTGCGTTTTCCCCGTAATGGAGTGTGATAATGGGAAACTCAGTTTTGGCTCTGATTTTAGTTGAGCTACACTGACTTTGCAGACCTTTAGTTAAAGATAGTAGTGCTTATTTGTGTATTTCTTAAAGGATGTGGTTATAGAAAGGAAGGGGTAAATAAAACGTTATTTCCAACAGGAGAATGATAAATACGTAATGAAAGTATATCTTTCTTACCTttattatatattgtacatCCATTCATTCATCCAAATTGAGGGCACCAGTGTCTAAGGtgatgtctgtgtggagctctGAGGGAaagacatcatcagcaaaggGCAGGAGTGGGCAGTAGCATGTACTCCGGGATCACGCTGTCCAAGCATTAGTTCAAAGCAAAACAAGCAGGCAGCTGTAGATCTGGATTGCAAATGTCATCCTGGGCCGTGAGCAGCTAGTTACGTTAAAATGGGTCTGCCGAGATCTCTACAGAGCATAATACTATAGTCGAGCTGCGGTACAGCAACCACTCATCACACCTGGCAAAGTACAGACTCAAGAACAGCGGAGAAATGTGTTATAGTCAGTTGAATCATCCTTCACCATGTTCTTGACAAACAGACAAGTGCACATGTGGCCCCCAAGAAACTCCACAGCCCTGAGGGTCTTTGTTCCAGCAGTGAAGGGTTCTGGTGGTTCCGTAACGTTGTGCATTTGTTGTGGTTGAACAAGTCAGTTGATTAAGTTTTAACACCCACATATCCTTTGTGTGTTCTTATTTTTGCAGAGATAAATGGCATGGTTCTTCTCTGTAAGGTGTGTGGAGATGTTGCATCGGGGTTCCACTACGGTGTTCATGCCTGTGAGGGATGTAAGGTGAGCATAAGTTCCAGTGTAAATAGTGCCTGTTGGGATGTTTCAGATCCtagtaatacaaattaaaagcaACCCATATAGTAGAATATACATTTATAGAAAATAAACTCCCCATTGTATACTGACACAAAGGAAACAAAACTTCTCATGAGATTGTGCTTCCAGTGTTGTCTTATTATTGACTGAAGAAGCTAATGCAAAGAATGGATCTGCAGTATTAAGAGTTAAGCCTGCTTCTGTAACATATTAAAGCAGATTGTTTGGAGTACTACTTTAAAATTGCAGCCTTCGAACAGTCTAATGGTCCTTTTGcctttgtgtgtgtgaataCATTTGATTTGCTAGCAGACTCTTATTTAAGCAGCCCTGAAAGTTTTCCATAAAAACGCCTTTCACATTGGATCAGTATTGGAAGCAATTTTAACtctatattattaataaaaattgcttTCAAAAAGAAGCTCATTATTTCTAGAGTCTCACAAGGGGCGTAGAGTTGGATTGCAAGCAATTGTTCCCTGAGGTGGAGGTTCTGTGTTATAAATTGGTTTATGCAGTTTTGTTTAATGCTTTTCAGTAAATATTCCTTTTTAATAGGATTTTACATTCTTTAAAAGTTAagaattttgtcatttttttcagtgGAATAGAAGAGATACTTTAAATTGATAAACTAGGTTATGGCCACCTGAACTTAACTGTAGATCTGAGATCAATATCCTTAGGGAATGACAAGTTTCTGTAAAAATAGTTCACATTTCTATTTTAGACTTATATTCCATTTTGTGGCCTAAATATGAATAGTTATACATTAGGTGGCAGAACTAATTCTAAGATGAATGTAAATGCTAATTCTGTGCTTTGCAGCAaacttcaaaatgtgttttcttatgCACTAAAAGTTACGTAGAGAACTATACAGACTAGTCAAAAAGAACTGAAGAAATCCGCGTCTTAGATATCTCAGAAATCCACTGATGTTGTCAAGTGGCTACATTAACTATTGACCTAAAGCAACAGACCTAACAGCTGTTTATGTGGAAGTGTGCATAATGACAGCCAGGAATAAGACCTACAGTGTAAtgcttgtatttgttttgtaaattgcGCTCCTGAAGAGTGACATttcaaattcctttttttttgtagggTTTTTTCAGACGGAGCATCCAACAAAATATCCAGTATAAGAAGTGCCTTAAGAATGAAAACTGTCCAATAATGCGAATAAACAGGAACCGATGCCAGCAATGCCgatttaaaaagtgtttattaGTTGGAATGTCCAGAGATGGTGAGAATGCTTTTTTGCCTACTGCCTGCAACCCTAGTTGAAAAAATGAGTTGGTAGCCATTGTGTGGCTTGATTTTTCTATTTGTTAAATTTGCTTTTGGGCAGCCAAGCGAAATAGTTTGTGATATTGTATGGTAGTGATGGTGCAAACAGGAACGTTTTCTCTTTCCTCCCTCGTCATGACATTTCCATGAAATTAGAATAGACTTAGCATCAGCGTTTCACTGTAATCGTGAATAAGACACATGATGATGATAGCTTAAACTATACAGTCATTGCTGATTGCttcctttttgtctttttttacttcCAGCTGTTCGATTTGGCCGCATCCCAAAGAGGGAAAAGCAGCGCATGCTGCTGGAGATGCAGAGCGCCATGAACAGCATTATGAACAGCAGTCAGCTCCATGGACAGGCGCTGGCCAATGAGGCTGTTCCCGAACATGCACGGGATTCTCTCTCCTCGTTGCCCCCCTCATCCGCCCCCTCTGTCCTCGAGGAGCCCCAACCAGACCCGGAACCCGTCCAGCCCAGCCTGGATGAGATGGAGACGGCTCCGACGCCCTCGTCCTCTAGTTCTGACAGTGGCGAGGAAGAGGTCATCGGGAGTGTCACCAGGGCCCACAAGGAGACCTTCATGTATAACCAGGAGCAGCCGAGTCCATGTGGTGAAGATCTGCCTTCTCTGAATGGGGGAGAGAGGGTAAGTGATAGCACAGAGGAGAAGCAAGGAAGCTGGTACAACAGGAACGCCCACAGCAGCTTTGGTGGCTACCACCATTTGGCCAGCAGGAACCCACATATAAACAACGGACTTCCTAGAAAGGATTCATTGGCTTACTGTCCCGTCAGGCAAGTTAATGGACTCGCCAGTGGCTGCTGCCCAGGCTATACAAACAGTTTttcccttaaaagccaggaagACCATGATCAAACAGCCAGCAGGAGTTTCAGTGGACCTGTGTGGAGTGGGGGAAACAGGATGTACTTGGTAAGTGAAATAATTTTCATGGCAATAGGCATGGTGTGCCTTTGAAAACTGCACCATCTGTATTACTTGCAAGGTCCACAGAAATATATATGTGTACTGTGAAGAATATTCTTTTCTTAGTACTGTACACATCTTCGGCAAATCGGAATGAGGTCAAAACCTGTGAGTTGGGAGAATTTGAGTACAATTTgtgctgcattttttaaatgtaaagacTGTTACACTCCCTGTTGACGTCTTTTCACTTCAGATGTCAGAGCTATCAgctgtgttttctcttttatctTTAGCATTTCTGCACGTTAGagtgaaaagacaaaaataacagTCTGTGCTGACACTAGTATTTTATATCAACCACCCTCCCTTTGACATCAGGCAACATTTAATGATCATCATtaagttttatttctgctagTCTGTATTTTTGTAGGTAATGTGTGTTATAATTTCTTATTGTACCGGCTTACATTTCATATTTGTGAATATTCTTGTGCTTCTGTAGGTCTGTCCAATGAGTATGTCTCCCTATGTTGACCCACGCAAGTCAGGCCATGATATTTGGGAGGAATTTTCCATGAGCTTCACCCCAGCTGTGCGAGAGGTGGTGGAGTTCGCCAAACGCATCCCCGGATTCCGAGATCTCTGTCAGCATGACCAAGTCAGCCTGCTGAAGGCTGGCACTTTTGAGGTGTGTGATTTTAAGTACCAACTCACCAAAGCATTAGGGTTCAGAGCTCAGCTTTACGTGGATCAAGCATGGATCTTTGAGTCCTTCTCTAGTTGTTATTCAAacagattttatatttttaagtttattCATTGTGGATTATTATTCTTCAGCCTTCTGTTGAAACTATGGTTAAAATGCAGAATTACACATCAGTGAGCAATTTTGTCTCATTTGGTTTATTCACTCATGCCACCAGTTGTGCTTTAAACATATTACATTCAGGAAGTAGGGATACAGACAGGGATGTGTAGAGGAAGGGGTACTTACTACATGTAAGACATTTGAATTAAATAGCAGAAATGTGAGAGCCAAAGGCAACAACAATGCCACACAGAGATATGTTGTCCACCTCTTAAAAACATCAATTCACCATTTGTTAAGTTTGAGTGGAATTTGAagcctttttatttattacatCGTTGTCATTTTGtctgaaaaatatttctgaaattttaatttagaaGTTTTCAAATACATTGTAGAGTATGATTTTCACCGGGCACTTTTTGAGCATCTCTTATAAATTATTAATCATCCTGAGAAATCTGTGAAATTAACTTATTAAAGTTACATTTCTTGTTTGGATGAATTCTGCTTTAAAGTCTGAGCCTTGAAACCCTCATGCATGCATTCAGCCtcattttgtggttttgttttatcGAATGGGCATTTTTGTCCCTTATTTGCCAGCATTGGATAGTTTAACATCTACAGAGCTAAATCTGAGTTAAATGAATTGAAGAGAAAATTCTAGAACAAAATATGAGGGGAAAATGGGTATTTTCTCAGACAGATCTActttttctgtgtttgaaaattGGTCTGATTGAGTGTGAGCATTATAGAATGCTTTTTCTTCTTCCCCTGATCTTATGCTCTGTTAACCTGAACAGGTTTTAATGGTACGTTTTGCATCCTTGTTCGATGCTAAAGACCGTACAGTCACTTACCTAAGTGGGAAAAAGTACAGCGTGGATGCACTGCGTTCCATGGGGGCAGGAGACTTGCTGAACTCAATGTTTGAGTTCAGTGAGAAACTGCTTGCTCTGCAGCTCAGTGAGGAGGAAATGAGCCTGTTCACTGCAGTCGTTCTGGTTTCTGCTGGTAAGTAAAGGCCGTTTCTGTTCGTGCCTGGCAGTTTGGTCCTACAGTTTACAAAAAAAGACGTATCATGTATGCCTTGGCATGTgagaaaatgtttaatgttgtACGACTTTTTCTGGTTATTTCAAATACCATAAGATAAAGTACAGTTGGCCCATGTGTTAATTTGTAGGTGCCACCATTCTAAGTTCTAATTTAggaaataatgattttttttctaaaataaaattaataagatataattgtGGTATCGAACACATGCTCGTAATTAAACACATAAGCGATTCATTTATAATTGCctagttattttataaaaccattaaaaataCCTAGCAGTGGTCTTGAGGTGTTTTTTGCACGGTTTTATTAAACAATGTCTTTAAGATtagcttgtttttttatgaatgttGTGACTGCAAATATGAAGAATCTGAGTAATGGGATTGAATAGTCTTGCAGGAGTGCTTCCTACTCCTGGTTCTGGGAAACTTCTCTTTTCTGGCTTTTGTTCCAACATAGCTTTTAATTGAACACTTCTTTTAAAACGTTTCTTAATTGTAGCTGATTTCTACATTtacgttttaaataaaatctacatTTAAGTTAAATAATTTCTATTATAGATGTTTTCCACTTAAATGAGCAAACAGATCTGTGTAACATGGTTTAAAAATAGTTGTTCTACCATAGCTTTCCAAACAACTCCTAATTGGTAATCCATTAAAGATGTAAACAAACAGGTGGGAAGACACGTGTCTCATATTACTCATATTATAAGCATTTTTAGGGATGTATGTTCAGTGAATAAAATGACCATCTGGTCATTTAAAAACTAACTCTACTTGGGAGGGGATCTGTCACAGGTAACATCTGACACAGGGGTCACGTTAAATTCTGACCCCATCCTTCTGATGTGAGAGTTTAATTAACTtggaaaaaaagggaaacattCAGGGTTTGATAAGTTTAATTAATAAAGAGCTTCACTGGGATGAAAACCAGTGCATGTTGTGACCTGCCAATACGAAATGTTGCAATTGCTTACAAAATCATCTTTGTCTTTCCATGTCacacaacttttaaaaaaacaaatgaaagagtAGATTTTAATTAATAGAAGACATTGCTCTTACAACCGTGTTTTATTTCTCTGCAGATCGTTCAGGGATCGAGAATGTGAACTCGGTGGAAGCACTGCAGGAAACTCTTATCAGGGCACTCAGAACCTTAATCATGAAAAACCACCCGAACGAGGCCTCTATCTTTACCAAACTTCTTTTGAAGCTACCTGATTTGCGCTCCTTGAACAACATGCACTCAGAGGAACTGCTAGCCTTCAAAGTTCATCCATAGACCATACAGTTCTGTCTCTGGACCCTTCTACTACATTcaaattcaattattttgttgtatattttattatgtaGAATGTTACTATTTATGTGCATACTTAACATTTTCCTTCACAATTTCTTTGTGGAAAAAGTGTGTTAAGAGGCAAGACTGAATATCTCTGTACTGTATGGCTTATCTGCCTATTGCAGAAACTCAGAAACACGCACAAAAGTCTATGCGTGTGTGCTGTTTGCAAGGACAAAACTCTTAAGAAGCACCTTTTTTGTTGAAAGAAAAGCTGTATACAATATGAGTGCAATATGTgaccatttttgtcttttttttgttgtctttgtTTAGTTACAGAGAGAGGTATATTATTATCGAATTGTGTTGCACACCACCATAGTTAATGTGTCCAGGCATGATGaggttgatatacagtagatgttcaaAAGACAGATTGTGCCTAATGAAACCTCGCATAATGCCTGGCCAGTAATGGCGCTTAGTAATGTTTTACCcctcaaaaaattaaataatagaaTGTGGTATTTGCTGCTAATGCATGGCTATCCTGTTTGATCAGATCTTGTGAATGTTTTCTGCCTGTTCTCCATAGAAAGCTGATCTGCCAGCAATTTAAAGTAGTTGGATTTTATCCCACAACGGGAAGATACATGacatttctcttttatttcaGTTGGTAGTAATGGTGCAATTGTGTattgtattgttattattgataGTGTTTTTGGGAAGCTACGACGTTCTTTAAATAGGAAAGAGATCTCACAATCCTAAAACCTTGATCAGCAGTATTGAATTCTACCACATGCATAGAGCAACCCTATATTTGTAGTCTTCACTGACTGCCTAAAATAATTGTGTAACGATTGTGGTCTCTTTCTGCAATTATGAAGTTACAGATGGCTAGTATTCAAATaaagaagtttatttttattgttatatgtatataaaaaacacaagcCGGGAGTTAGACGATGCTGGATGTGGGAGAGCAGGTTGGGAGTGGGAAGAATCTGTTTTTGAAAGTCACGTTTGAGCATTTGTGGGAGTGTGGTAGTGCCACCATCTCACCACTACAGAGTGGTGCTACATCCGATTTCAGTAGCTTAAAGCATCTGTTGACTCTTCTTCGTCTTTATCAGCAGCAAAAACGTCTTTCACACATCAGCCTAGAGGCGGATTTACAGAAAACGACTTGAAAGTAACACTGGTGAGAGTATAAGTTAGGCAAAAAATGTGGATGCCAGCACTTTAAGGATGATTGCAATAAGttgtataacaaaaaatatcGAAATTAAGCACTGTACAGCAGAAAAATTTAAGTAGGTCATTATTGAAGGGTCTAAGCTATTGTGAAATTATTCTAGTAAATCTTTAGAACAAAACTCCAATATTTGTACTTATAAAAAGCTA
This is a stretch of genomic DNA from Lepisosteus oculatus isolate fLepOcu1 chromosome 10, fLepOcu1.hap2, whole genome shotgun sequence. It encodes these proteins:
- the nr1d2b gene encoding nuclear receptor subfamily 1 group D member 2b, producing the protein MESTKAGGVIAYISSSSSASSPESCHSDSSNGSYQSSSPPLPASPGQRGDLLADSCVSSGVQGHSRHHSATKPGRSSSAAKCGITKINGMVLLCKVCGDVASGFHYGVHACEGCKGFFRRSIQQNIQYKKCLKNENCPIMRINRNRCQQCRFKKCLLVGMSRDAVRFGRIPKREKQRMLLEMQSAMNSIMNSSQLHGQALANEAVPEHARDSLSSLPPSSAPSVLEEPQPDPEPVQPSLDEMETAPTPSSSSSDSGEEEVIGSVTRAHKETFMYNQEQPSPCGEDLPSLNGGERVSDSTEEKQGSWYNRNAHSSFGGYHHLASRNPHINNGLPRKDSLAYCPVRQVNGLASGCCPGYTNSFSLKSQEDHDQTASRSFSGPVWSGGNRMYLVCPMSMSPYVDPRKSGHDIWEEFSMSFTPAVREVVEFAKRIPGFRDLCQHDQVSLLKAGTFEVLMVRFASLFDAKDRTVTYLSGKKYSVDALRSMGAGDLLNSMFEFSEKLLALQLSEEEMSLFTAVVLVSADRSGIENVNSVEALQETLIRALRTLIMKNHPNEASIFTKLLLKLPDLRSLNNMHSEELLAFKVHP